A genome region from Actinobacillus arthritidis includes the following:
- a CDS encoding LacI family DNA-binding transcriptional regulator — protein MESKPKKRLTLNDIAALSGVSKTTASMILNGKSDDFRIKPETRQKVQAIAEQYGYRANVYAKALQAQRSNVIGLVIPDLTNYGFASTARNLEKLCRESGLQLVIACSDDNPQQEKLVIERLLDRQVDLLITAPTHQDPNYYQKIIRHTPVLHIDRHIPNLALNYIISDDTPSVAKLVENIVRAYQPKEFFYLGGQLSLSPSASRLEGFYEGLEQSRLAVQSDWILHKDYQPESGYQMLAEVVERLGRLPEAIFTASYTILEGVLRYLTEHKQMEKLLNRELHLATFDDHHLLDALPFHIHSIAQDHEQIALRTFQLVCEKLQRKVISNAKVDCEIIWRH, from the coding sequence GTGGAATCAAAACCTAAAAAACGTCTAACGCTCAATGATATTGCCGCCCTCAGCGGAGTATCAAAAACGACTGCGAGTATGATTCTTAACGGTAAAAGCGATGACTTTCGTATCAAGCCTGAAACTCGCCAAAAAGTACAAGCGATCGCTGAACAATACGGTTATCGTGCCAATGTTTATGCCAAAGCATTACAAGCACAGCGTTCTAACGTTATTGGCTTGGTGATTCCGGATCTGACCAATTATGGCTTTGCATCCACCGCTCGCAATCTTGAAAAGCTATGCCGTGAAAGCGGTTTACAGCTTGTAATTGCCTGTTCCGATGATAATCCGCAACAAGAAAAACTGGTGATAGAACGCTTATTGGATCGTCAGGTCGATCTGCTGATTACCGCTCCGACTCACCAAGATCCGAACTATTATCAAAAAATCATTCGCCATACGCCGGTACTGCATATCGACCGCCATATTCCGAATTTAGCGTTGAATTACATTATCAGCGATGACACGCCAAGTGTGGCGAAATTGGTGGAAAATATTGTACGAGCTTATCAACCGAAGGAATTTTTCTATTTAGGCGGACAACTTTCACTTTCTCCGAGTGCTTCTCGTTTAGAAGGTTTTTACGAAGGTTTAGAGCAATCACGTTTAGCGGTACAAAGCGATTGGATTTTGCATAAAGATTACCAACCGGAATCCGGTTACCAAATGCTAGCTGAAGTGGTTGAGCGTTTAGGGCGTTTGCCGGAAGCCATTTTTACCGCTTCTTATACGATTTTAGAAGGCGTGTTACGTTATTTGACCGAACACAAACAAATGGAAAAATTACTTAATCGTGAGTTACATTTAGCGACTTTTGATGATCATCATTTACTGGACGCATTACCGTTTCATATTCATTCGATTGCACAAGATCACGAACAAATTGCGTTAAGAACATTCCAACTTGTATGTGAGAAGCTACAGCGTAAAGTTATCAGCAATGCCAAAGTGGATTGTGAAATTATTTGGCGGCACTAA
- a CDS encoding 7-cyano-7-deazaguanine/7-aminomethyl-7-deazaguanine transporter: MNFQIDFSDAQKRRSLVLLSLFHIFIIAISNYLVQITFEVKIPFTDIVIPTTWGTFTFPFVFLATDLTVRVFGASLARKIIFVGMLPALLISYVISVLFFETQFQGFNALNEFNLFVFRIALASFCAYVVGQLLDIVVFNRLRQGKTWWLAPMCSTIFGTLIDTFAFFAVAFYKSDDAYMAEHWFTIGTVDYAFKLFVSLLLFLPLYGVLLNYLVKKFKLK; encoded by the coding sequence ATGAACTTTCAAATTGATTTTTCAGACGCACAAAAGCGTCGTTCTCTGGTTTTACTTTCCCTTTTCCATATCTTTATTATCGCGATCAGTAACTATTTGGTGCAGATTACTTTTGAGGTCAAGATTCCGTTTACCGATATTGTGATTCCAACCACGTGGGGTACGTTTACTTTCCCGTTTGTGTTTTTGGCGACGGATTTAACCGTACGAGTATTTGGTGCAAGTCTTGCCCGTAAAATTATTTTTGTCGGTATGTTGCCCGCGTTACTGATTAGTTATGTGATTTCGGTGTTGTTTTTTGAGACACAATTCCAAGGCTTTAATGCGTTAAACGAATTTAATCTGTTTGTGTTTCGCATTGCGCTGGCAAGTTTCTGTGCTTATGTAGTTGGGCAGTTATTGGATATTGTGGTGTTTAATCGCTTACGTCAGGGCAAAACGTGGTGGCTTGCGCCGATGTGTTCGACTATTTTCGGCACCTTGATTGATACCTTCGCTTTCTTTGCGGTGGCGTTTTATAAAAGCGATGATGCTTATATGGCGGAACATTGGTTCACCATCGGTACGGTGGACTATGCGTTTAAACTGTTTGTTAGCTTATTACTGTTTTTACCGCTCTATGGCGTGTTACTCAATTATTTAGTCAAAAAATTTAAACTGAAATAG
- the hisB gene encoding bifunctional histidinol-phosphatase/imidazoleglycerol-phosphate dehydratase HisB: MQPTLFIDRDGTLIDEPKTDFQIDSLEKLKLERNVIPALLKLKDHYRFVMVSNQDGLGTDSFPQEDFDKPHNAMLEIFRSQGIEFDAILICPHKPEDNCDCRKPKIKLLKKYIDKNLFDPDRSFVIGDRATDVQLAENLGIQALQYHPEKLDWDLIVEKLLPKTTACERPSRYAEVVRTTKETDIKVQVWLDETGINQISTGVGFFDHMLDQIATHGGFRMNVQCKGDLWIDEHHTVEDTALALGTALKQALGDKRGIQRFGFVLPMDECKAECTMDLSGRPYFKFKAKFKREKVGDFSTEMTEHFFQSIAYTLMATLHLKTKGDNDHHKIESLFKVFGRTLRQCIKVDGNELPSSKGML, encoded by the coding sequence ATGCAACCAACCCTTTTCATCGACCGTGACGGCACGCTGATTGACGAGCCGAAAACTGATTTCCAAATTGATAGCTTGGAGAAACTCAAACTGGAACGCAATGTGATTCCTGCGTTACTGAAATTAAAAGATCACTACCGTTTTGTGATGGTCAGCAATCAGGACGGTTTAGGTACGGATTCGTTTCCACAAGAAGATTTCGACAAACCGCACAATGCGATGTTAGAGATTTTCCGCTCGCAAGGCATTGAATTTGATGCGATTTTGATTTGTCCACACAAGCCGGAAGATAATTGCGATTGCCGTAAACCAAAGATCAAATTGCTGAAAAAATATATCGACAAAAATTTGTTCGATCCCGACCGCAGTTTTGTGATCGGCGACCGTGCCACCGATGTGCAACTGGCGGAAAATCTCGGCATTCAGGCGTTGCAATATCACCCTGAAAAATTGGATTGGGATCTGATTGTGGAAAAATTATTGCCAAAAACGACCGCTTGTGAACGCCCGTCCCGCTATGCGGAAGTGGTTCGCACCACCAAAGAAACTGATATCAAAGTGCAAGTGTGGTTGGACGAAACTGGCATAAACCAAATCAGCACAGGCGTGGGCTTTTTCGATCATATGCTCGACCAAATCGCCACGCACGGCGGTTTTAGAATGAACGTGCAATGCAAAGGCGACTTGTGGATTGACGAACACCACACCGTTGAAGACACCGCACTTGCCCTCGGCACAGCATTAAAACAGGCATTAGGCGACAAACGTGGCATTCAACGCTTCGGCTTTGTGCTACCAATGGACGAATGCAAAGCGGAATGCACAATGGATTTATCGGGTCGCCCATACTTCAAATTTAAAGCGAAATTCAAACGAGAAAAAGTGGGCGATTTCAGCACTGAAATGACCGAACATTTCTTCCAATCGATCGCCTACACCCTAATGGCAACGCTCCACCTGAAAACCAAAGGCGACAACGACCACCACAAAATCGAAAGCCTATTCAAAGTATTCGGCAGAACCCTAAGACAGTGCATTAAAGTGGACGGGAATGAATTGCCGAGTAGTAAGGGAATGTTGTGA
- the hisG gene encoding ATP phosphoribosyltransferase — protein sequence MTTTNRLRIALQKKGRLSKDCNELLKQCGVKINWNEQRLIAYAENMPIEILRVRDDDIPGLVFEGVVDLGIIGENVLEEEELGRLARGEQIEYKKLRTLDFGGRRLSLAIDRDRSYNGVQDFVNSRIATSYPNLLKRYMNEKGITFKSTLLNGSVEVAPSAGLADAICDLVSSGATLEANGLKEVEVIYQSKACLIQRAEPLSTEKQALVDRLLTRIQGVQQAAESKYIMPHAPKDKLKEITALLPGVENPTILPLANDSARVAMHVVSQENLFWETMEQLKEMGASSVLVLPIEKMLA from the coding sequence ATGACAACGACAAACCGTTTACGTATTGCCCTACAAAAGAAAGGGCGTTTAAGCAAAGATTGTAATGAACTACTCAAGCAATGCGGCGTGAAAATCAATTGGAACGAACAGCGTTTAATCGCTTATGCGGAAAATATGCCGATTGAAATTTTACGGGTGCGTGATGACGATATTCCGGGCTTGGTTTTTGAAGGTGTAGTGGATCTCGGCATTATTGGGGAAAATGTACTGGAAGAGGAGGAACTCGGTCGCCTTGCTCGAGGCGAACAAATCGAATATAAAAAATTACGCACCTTGGATTTTGGAGGTCGCCGTTTGTCGTTAGCAATCGATCGTGACCGCAGTTATAACGGTGTGCAAGACTTTGTTAATTCACGTATTGCCACCAGCTATCCGAACTTACTCAAACGCTATATGAACGAAAAGGGCATAACGTTTAAAAGCACCTTACTGAACGGCTCTGTCGAAGTCGCACCTTCCGCCGGCTTAGCCGATGCGATTTGTGACTTGGTGTCATCCGGTGCAACCTTGGAAGCGAACGGTCTAAAAGAAGTGGAAGTGATTTATCAATCCAAAGCCTGCCTGATTCAACGAGCTGAACCGCTTTCAACCGAAAAACAAGCGTTAGTCGATCGCCTACTCACCCGTATTCAAGGCGTGCAACAAGCGGCGGAAAGTAAATACATTATGCCGCACGCCCCAAAAGATAAACTCAAAGAAATCACCGCACTTTTACCGGGCGTGGAAAACCCAACCATTCTCCCACTCGCTAATGATTCCGCCCGTGTCGCGATGCACGTAGTCAGCCAAGAAAATCTGTTTTGGGAAACCATGGAACAACTCAAAGAAATGGGCGCAAGCTCGGTATTAGTACTGCCGATTGAGAAGATGTTGGCTTAG
- the hisA gene encoding 1-(5-phosphoribosyl)-5-[(5-phosphoribosylamino)methylideneamino]imidazole-4-carboxamide isomerase, translated as MKKSIIIPALDLIDGNVVRLHQGDYAKQTTYSDNPIEQFASYLEQGAEQLHLVDLTGAKDPAKRQTALIGKIIAATNCQIQVGGGIRTEQDVADLLAVGANRVVIGSTAVKDRAMVKGWFEKYGAEKFVLALDVNIDASGQKIIAISGWQEASGVSLEELIEDYQAVGLQHVLCTDISRDGTLAGSNVNLYREICAKYPEIQFQSSGGIGSLDDIKALKGTGVAGVIVGRALLEGKFNVVEAIECWQNG; from the coding sequence ATGAAAAAATCCATAATTATCCCCGCCCTTGACCTGATTGACGGCAATGTGGTGCGGTTACATCAGGGCGATTACGCTAAACAAACCACCTATTCCGATAACCCGATTGAGCAGTTCGCTAGTTATCTTGAGCAAGGGGCGGAGCAGTTGCATTTGGTAGATCTGACGGGAGCGAAAGATCCTGCGAAAAGACAGACCGCACTTATCGGTAAAATTATTGCGGCGACAAATTGCCAAATCCAAGTGGGCGGTGGGATTCGCACCGAGCAAGACGTGGCGGATCTATTAGCAGTGGGGGCAAATCGTGTCGTGATTGGCTCAACCGCCGTGAAAGATCGAGCAATGGTCAAAGGCTGGTTTGAAAAATACGGAGCGGAGAAATTTGTACTGGCGTTAGACGTGAACATTGACGCAAGCGGTCAAAAAATCATTGCGATTAGCGGTTGGCAAGAGGCGAGTGGTGTATCACTCGAAGAGCTGATCGAAGATTATCAAGCGGTCGGCTTACAGCACGTTTTATGTACTGATATTTCCCGAGATGGCACGTTAGCTGGCTCAAATGTGAATCTTTACCGTGAAATCTGTGCCAAATATCCTGAAATCCAATTCCAATCATCAGGCGGAATCGGCTCACTTGACGACATCAAGGCGTTAAAAGGTACAGGCGTAGCGGGTGTAATCGTTGGGCGAGCGTTGTTAGAAGGAAAATTTAATGTAGTGGAGGCAATTGAATGTTGGCAAAACGGATAA
- a CDS encoding putative phage abortive infection protein, with the protein MSEKKDCTKNSKCYLKICNFIKEIYDFIQNNKWYVLLVVGLLGLYFYQFHGGLSSESEKWDHFGSYIGGIFSAVTLLSVLHGMQLERKRFNDQKIEFENEKKEQEERRRKEDFERTFFMMLEQHNETLRFLENKDYGKPQKIGISNILNKRSIVDNVYYYLIRNINKFRTVRLCLKNDVYYADINAYFINLYRILKFIYKYKEINIDNEYSSLLRSFLSRKMLLILAYHLCERNNDYKQFKLYINEFSFLEHIDFIGLEKDFISNCVFNYIESKDVYNDIEYIFSNVDSKSLDDLILYIKQSKNYNDDAYEFLINIVSRKKGKFTCNSLMKEPHFNCIKDHLFIHIIRNFDKNCFLGNKVAESAYDVYYDLILQEAK; encoded by the coding sequence GTGTCAGAAAAAAAAGATTGTACAAAAAATAGTAAATGCTATTTAAAAATATGCAACTTTATAAAAGAAATATACGACTTTATACAAAACAATAAATGGTATGTTTTATTAGTTGTTGGATTATTAGGTTTATATTTTTATCAATTTCACGGTGGGTTATCATCTGAAAGCGAAAAATGGGATCATTTTGGTAGTTATATTGGCGGTATCTTTTCAGCTGTTACGCTATTAAGTGTTTTACATGGAATGCAATTAGAACGTAAACGTTTTAATGATCAAAAAATAGAATTTGAAAATGAAAAGAAAGAACAAGAAGAACGAAGAAGAAAAGAGGATTTTGAACGTACTTTTTTTATGATGCTGGAACAGCATAATGAAACATTAAGATTTTTAGAAAATAAAGACTATGGGAAACCGCAGAAAATAGGTATAAGTAATATACTCAATAAAAGAAGTATTGTTGATAATGTTTACTACTATCTGATTAGAAATATAAATAAATTTAGAACAGTTCGTTTATGTCTTAAAAATGATGTTTACTATGCTGATATAAATGCTTATTTTATAAATCTATATAGAATATTAAAGTTTATATACAAGTATAAAGAAATAAATATAGATAATGAATATTCTTCTTTGCTTCGTAGTTTTCTGTCTAGAAAAATGTTACTTATCCTAGCTTACCATCTTTGTGAAAGAAATAATGATTATAAGCAATTCAAGTTATATATAAATGAATTTTCTTTTTTAGAGCATATTGATTTTATTGGATTGGAAAAAGATTTTATTAGTAATTGTGTATTTAATTATATAGAATCAAAAGATGTTTATAATGATATAGAATATATATTTTCTAATGTTGATTCGAAAAGTTTAGATGATTTAATTTTATATATTAAACAGTCTAAAAATTATAATGATGATGCGTATGAGTTTTTAATAAATATAGTTTCTCGTAAAAAAGGTAAGTTTACTTGCAATTCTCTAATGAAAGAACCCCATTTTAATTGCATTAAAGATCACTTATTCATACATATTATAAGAAATTTTGATAAAAATTGTTTTTTAGGAAACAAAGTAGCAGAATCTGCTTATGATGTATATTATGATTTAATTTTGCAGGAAGCCAAATGA
- the hisC gene encoding histidinol-phosphate transaminase, giving the protein MQISQLSRKNVQALTPYQSARRLGGNGDVWLNANEYPTSPNFDLLNRTFNRYPEAQPAAVVNGYAQYAGVKPENVIVTRGGDESIELIIRAFCEPTDSVLYCPPTYGMYSVSAETCGIALKTVPLTTDFQLNLPEIEHNLDGVKVVFVCSPNNPTGTPIKRSDLLKLLQITAGRAIVVVDEAYIEFCPEATMVSELANFPHLAIVRTLSKAFALAGLRCGFTLANEELIGVLQKVIAPYPLPIPVSDIAAQALTEQGLVEMKQRVANVLENRAWLIEQLKTIPNVVEIFDTEANYVLVKFQDGQKVFKALWEKGIILRDQHKALGLQNCIRISIGTKEELERVVEAIKAV; this is encoded by the coding sequence ATGCAAATCTCACAACTCTCTCGAAAAAACGTTCAAGCCCTAACCCCATACCAATCGGCACGCCGTTTGGGGGGCAATGGCGATGTGTGGCTGAATGCGAATGAATATCCGACTTCACCAAACTTTGATTTACTCAATCGCACTTTTAACCGCTATCCAGAAGCCCAACCAGCCGCTGTGGTGAATGGCTACGCCCAATATGCAGGTGTAAAACCTGAAAACGTTATCGTGACCCGTGGTGGCGATGAAAGCATTGAGCTGATTATCCGAGCATTCTGCGAGCCGACTGACAGCGTGCTTTACTGCCCACCGACTTACGGAATGTACAGCGTGTCGGCGGAAACTTGCGGTATTGCACTCAAAACTGTGCCTTTAACCACAGATTTTCAGCTTAATTTGCCTGAAATCGAACATAATCTGGACGGCGTGAAAGTAGTGTTCGTTTGTAGCCCAAACAACCCAACTGGCACGCCAATCAAGAGGTCGGATTTACTCAAACTTTTGCAAATTACCGCAGGGCGAGCGATTGTGGTGGTGGACGAAGCCTACATTGAATTTTGCCCCGAGGCGACAATGGTGAGCGAGCTTGCCAATTTCCCACACTTGGCGATTGTCCGCACGCTCTCGAAAGCCTTTGCCTTAGCGGGCTTACGTTGTGGTTTTACCCTTGCTAACGAAGAATTAATCGGCGTGCTACAAAAAGTGATTGCCCCTTATCCATTACCCATACCGGTTTCCGATATCGCCGCCCAAGCCTTAACCGAACAGGGTTTAGTCGAGATGAAACAACGTGTGGCAAATGTGCTAGAAAACCGTGCGTGGTTAATCGAACAGCTTAAAACGATTCCAAACGTGGTGGAAATTTTCGATACCGAAGCTAACTATGTTCTCGTCAAATTCCAAGACGGACAAAAAGTGTTTAAAGCACTGTGGGAAAAAGGCATTATTTTGCGTGATCAGCACAAAGCATTGGGATTGCAGAATTGTATTCGTATCTCGATTGGTACAAAGGAAGAATTGGAGAGAGTAGTAGAGGCAATCAAAGCAGTCTGA
- the tnpA gene encoding IS200/IS605 family transposase yields the protein MSYTRNLYHIIFRTKYGLPSIVEENEEYLYRYIWGFVREHHSVLYRVNGMPDHIHLLVELHPMLSVAEFVQKLKTTTHKWIDENKHLFPEFYAWSRGYCSLTYCERDKAKIINYIKNQKEHHKTQNFVDETKFLLTEAGIEINEKFFEKDL from the coding sequence ATGAGCTACACCAGAAATCTATATCACATCATTTTTCGTACAAAATATGGATTGCCAAGTATTGTGGAAGAAAATGAAGAATATCTTTATCGTTACATTTGGGGCTTTGTGCGAGAACATCATTCGGTGCTTTATAGAGTGAATGGGATGCCAGATCATATTCATCTTTTGGTGGAACTGCACCCAATGCTTTCCGTAGCGGAATTTGTGCAGAAATTGAAAACCACAACCCATAAATGGATTGATGAAAATAAGCATTTATTTCCTGAATTTTATGCGTGGTCGAGAGGATATTGTTCTTTGACCTATTGCGAACGAGATAAAGCAAAAATCATCAATTACATTAAAAATCAGAAAGAACACCATAAAACGCAAAATTTTGTTGATGAGACCAAATTCTTACTGACTGAAGCAGGCATTGAAATCAACGAAAAATTTTTTGAAAAAGATCTATAG
- the hisF gene encoding imidazole glycerol phosphate synthase subunit HisF, with the protein MLAKRIIPCLDVRDGQVVKGVQFRNHEIIGDIVPLAKRYAEEGADELVFYDITASSDGRTVDKSWVERVAQVIDIPFCVAGGIKTLEDAEKLFAFGADKISINSPALADPNLITALADRFGVQAVVVGIDSWFEKETGKYWVNQYTGDEKRTRQTNWQLLDWVQEVQKRGAGEIVLNMMNQDGVRNGYDLTQLKLVREVCKVPLIASGGAGEMVHFRDAFTQANVDGALATSVFHKRIIEIGELKEYLGKAGVEVRK; encoded by the coding sequence ATGTTGGCAAAACGGATAATCCCTTGTTTGGACGTGCGTGACGGTCAGGTGGTAAAAGGCGTGCAGTTCCGCAACCACGAAATTATTGGCGATATCGTACCGCTTGCGAAACGCTATGCGGAAGAAGGGGCGGACGAGTTGGTGTTTTACGACATCACCGCTTCATCAGACGGTCGCACGGTGGATAAAAGCTGGGTGGAGCGAGTGGCACAAGTGATCGATATTCCGTTTTGTGTGGCAGGCGGGATCAAAACCCTTGAAGATGCGGAAAAATTGTTCGCATTCGGGGCTGATAAAATCTCGATCAATTCCCCCGCCCTTGCCGATCCGAATTTGATTACCGCATTGGCAGATCGCTTTGGCGTGCAAGCGGTGGTAGTCGGTATTGATAGCTGGTTTGAAAAAGAAACTGGTAAGTACTGGGTCAATCAGTACACCGGAGATGAAAAACGTACTCGCCAAACCAACTGGCAACTGCTCGACTGGGTGCAAGAAGTGCAAAAACGTGGCGCAGGCGAAATCGTGCTAAATATGATGAACCAAGACGGTGTGCGTAATGGCTACGATTTAACCCAACTCAAATTAGTGCGTGAAGTGTGCAAGGTGCCGTTAATCGCCTCTGGTGGTGCAGGCGAAATGGTGCATTTCCGAGATGCTTTTACCCAAGCCAACGTGGACGGAGCATTGGCGACAAGTGTGTTCCACAAGCGGATTATTGAGATTGGGGAGTTGAAAGAATATCTTGGGAAAGCTGGTGTGGAAGTTCGGAAGTGA
- the map gene encoding type I methionyl aminopeptidase — protein sequence MSKIPLRTEEEIEKLRVACKLASDVLVMIEPYVKEGVSTAELDRICHEYIVNEQQAIPACLNYHGFPNATCISLNEVVCHGIPSADRKLKKGDILNIDVTVIKDGYYGDNSKMYVVGEPSIRDKRLIEVTLESLYIGLRTVKPGIRLKEIGKTIQQYVEKQGFSVVREYCGHGIGTEFHCDPQVLHYNSDDGGVVLQEGMVFTIEPMVNAGKKEIRNMPDGWTVKTKDRDHSAQFEHQIVVTKEGCEIMTIRDEEIAEGRISRLMKNV from the coding sequence ATGAGCAAGATTCCATTAAGAACCGAAGAAGAGATTGAGAAATTACGTGTCGCTTGTAAATTAGCCTCTGACGTATTGGTAATGATTGAGCCGTATGTGAAAGAAGGCGTAAGCACGGCAGAATTAGACCGCATTTGTCATGAATATATTGTAAACGAACAGCAGGCGATTCCAGCGTGTTTAAATTATCACGGCTTCCCGAATGCGACTTGTATTTCATTAAACGAAGTGGTGTGCCACGGTATTCCGAGTGCGGATCGTAAATTGAAAAAAGGCGATATTTTAAATATTGACGTAACGGTAATTAAAGATGGTTACTACGGCGACAATTCAAAAATGTATGTGGTCGGCGAGCCGAGCATTCGTGATAAGCGTTTAATTGAAGTGACGTTAGAATCGCTGTATATCGGTTTACGTACGGTAAAACCGGGCATTCGTTTAAAAGAAATCGGTAAAACCATTCAGCAATATGTAGAAAAACAAGGTTTCTCGGTGGTGCGTGAATACTGCGGTCACGGTATCGGTACCGAATTCCATTGTGATCCGCAAGTGCTTCACTATAACTCGGATGACGGCGGTGTGGTATTACAAGAAGGTATGGTGTTTACCATTGAGCCGATGGTGAATGCGGGTAAAAAAGAAATCCGTAATATGCCGGACGGTTGGACGGTGAAAACCAAAGATCGCGACCATTCAGCACAATTTGAACACCAAATCGTAGTGACTAAAGAGGGGTGTGAAATAATGACAATTCGTGATGAAGAAATTGCTGAAGGTCGCATTTCTCGCCTGATGAAAAATGTATAG
- a CDS encoding FRG domain-containing protein translates to MEITSIKDLIDLLKDIDEPQLGYSRFFRGHSDKEWELEPSIYRIPKKVEGKPQERAFIENEDNIIRDAIVNSPNDFSDRDSIFSTLVKLQHYGYPTRLLDLTTNALVALYFATQSLDDKDDKDDKDDKDGKLYIFDIPNSEIKYFDSDTVSILSALSLRRENFRIDGYKSMSKMNSQLGKLYSVCELFKSNNLILSDRDSTKIKEFYFHFKDDLMINQEMVRFDDNKINELEKFVNDLIEKYPINNLELTSLSESTKKNAIELFNKQPNIARLLHDIRKDKPSFLPVIESKDLERVICVKSKLDNNRIIRQQGCFLLFGMNNFKKNKAILDDKWLRKDNQGNEIIIPKDKKQNILNELKVFGISEKTLFPELESQAKEILAKYK, encoded by the coding sequence ATGGAAATTACTAGTATTAAAGATTTAATAGATCTTTTAAAAGATATTGATGAACCACAGTTAGGTTATAGCCGATTTTTTAGAGGGCATTCTGATAAAGAATGGGAATTGGAACCTAGCATATATAGGATTCCGAAAAAAGTTGAAGGTAAGCCTCAAGAAAGAGCATTTATAGAAAATGAGGATAATATTATTAGGGATGCTATTGTTAATAGCCCTAATGATTTTTCAGATCGAGATAGTATTTTTAGTACCTTAGTTAAATTACAGCATTATGGTTATCCAACTAGACTACTTGATTTAACAACTAATGCATTAGTTGCACTTTATTTTGCGACCCAATCCTTGGATGATAAGGATGATAAGGATGATAAGGATGATAAGGATGGAAAGTTGTATATTTTTGATATTCCAAATAGTGAGATTAAATATTTTGATAGTGATACGGTTTCTATTCTGTCAGCTTTATCATTAAGAAGAGAAAATTTTCGTATTGATGGCTATAAAAGTATGTCTAAAATGAATTCACAATTAGGTAAATTATATAGTGTTTGTGAATTATTTAAATCAAACAATTTAATACTATCAGACAGGGATTCTACTAAAATAAAAGAATTTTATTTTCATTTTAAAGATGATTTAATGATTAATCAAGAAATGGTTAGATTTGATGATAATAAAATTAATGAATTAGAGAAGTTTGTAAATGATTTAATTGAAAAATATCCTATTAATAATTTAGAACTTACATCATTAAGTGAATCTACTAAAAAAAACGCAATAGAACTTTTTAATAAGCAACCAAATATAGCTAGATTACTACATGATATTAGAAAAGACAAACCAAGTTTTTTGCCTGTAATTGAAAGCAAGGATCTTGAGAGAGTGATTTGTGTTAAATCTAAATTAGATAATAATCGAATCATTAGACAGCAAGGATGTTTTCTACTTTTTGGAATGAATAATTTTAAAAAGAATAAAGCTATTTTAGATGATAAATGGTTAAGAAAAGATAATCAAGGGAATGAAATTATTATCCCTAAAGATAAAAAGCAAAATATTTTAAATGAACTTAAGGTTTTTGGTATTAGCGAGAAAACACTATTTCCAGAATTAGAGTCTCAAGCTAAAGAAATTTTAGCTAAATATAAATAA
- a CDS encoding thioredoxin family protein: MAHFYEYLEFSSDEDRENQLEVYVDVKLEAETEEKLKALGVQGDWLVMAEPYCPDCVEIVAYFQRMTKLNPNINVKYVSRKDNKERKYFDSDEQQQAVISAQKIPSIFDIRNNKTELVLCEFPQFLKQKMAAEPEKFDELKADFRMGKFGKQVEAELLAILTKNA; the protein is encoded by the coding sequence ATGGCACATTTTTATGAATATTTAGAATTTAGTAGTGATGAAGACCGTGAAAATCAGCTTGAGGTTTACGTTGATGTCAAACTTGAAGCAGAAACCGAGGAAAAACTTAAAGCACTCGGCGTACAAGGTGATTGGCTAGTGATGGCTGAGCCTTATTGTCCGGATTGTGTCGAAATCGTGGCTTACTTCCAACGTATGACAAAGCTCAATCCGAATATCAACGTGAAATACGTTTCACGTAAAGATAACAAAGAGCGTAAGTATTTTGACAGTGATGAGCAACAACAAGCGGTTATTTCTGCACAAAAAATTCCAAGTATCTTTGATATTCGCAATAATAAAACCGAATTGGTTTTATGTGAGTTTCCACAATTTCTAAAACAGAAAATGGCGGCGGAACCGGAAAAATTTGATGAACTGAAAGCCGATTTCCGTATGGGTAAATTCGGTAAACAAGTTGAAGCGGAATTGTTGGCTATTTTAACCAAAAACGCTTAA